From Triticum aestivum cultivar Chinese Spring chromosome 4A, IWGSC CS RefSeq v2.1, whole genome shotgun sequence, a single genomic window includes:
- the LOC123085396 gene encoding uncharacterized WD repeat-containing protein C2A9.03 isoform X1: protein MAHDLQDDLEFVAAGHDYDDFEFDDAGGNGLRTSGGASQYQLNTEMNDTSALEYRQGKDMQEIPWERLNYSRDQYRQMRLKQYKNYQSLARPRDALAKECQRAETRDAFYDFHLNTRHVKPTIVHFQLRNLLWATSKHDVYVTQNYSVMHWSSLLRRGKEVPNVAGPNQDMRGGRPLSRVQISTMMVKDNLLAAGGFHGELICKYVDQPGVAFCTNLAGNKKSITNAVEIYKSPNGSTRVMAANNDCVVRTFDTEKYSLLTQFPFAWSVNNMSVSPDGKLLAVLGDSSDCLIADSGSGKEIASLRGHADYSFASAWHPDGRVLATGNQDRTCRLWDVRNPSEAFAVLEGRIGAVRGLRFSPDGRFLAAAEPADFVRVYDVAAGYARAQEIDLFGEIAGVSFSPDDGAEALFVGVADRTYGSLLEFRRRHRHAYLDCYL from the exons ATGGCGCACGACCTGCAGGACGACTTGGAGttcgtcgccgccggccacgatTACGACGACTTCGAGTTCGACGATGCCGGCGGCAACGGGCTCCGAACCTCCGGCGGCGCTTCCCAATACCAGCTG AATACTGAGATGAACGACACTTCAGCCTTGGAGTACAGACAAGGGAAGGACATGCAGGAGATACCCTGGGAGAGATTGAACTACAGCAGGGATCAGTACCGTCAGATGAGGCTAAAACAGTACAAGAACTACCAGAGCCTCGCTAGGCCGCGGGATGCACTGGCAAAG GAATGCCAACGAGCGGAGACAAGAGACGCCTTCTACGATTTTCACTTGAATACAAGACATGTCAAGCCAACAATAGTGCACTTTCAG CTGAGGAACCTCCTGTGGGCTACGTCCAAGCATGATGTGTACGTGACACAGAACTATTCTGTGATGCATTGGTCATCCCTACTCCGGAGAGGAAAAGAAGTGCCCAATGTGGCAGGCCCAAATCAG GATATGCGGGGAGGTCGGCCCTTGTCAAGGGTGCAGATCAGCACCATGATGGTGAAAGACAACCTCCTGGCGGCTGGTGGTTTCCATGGGGAGTTGATATGCAAG TATGTTGATCAACCCGGAGTGGCGTTCTGTACCAACCTGGCCGGCAACAAGAAGtccatcaccaacgccgtcgagaTCTACAAATCACCAAA TGGCTCCACCCGGGTGATGGCTGCCAACAACGACTGCGTCGTCAGAACTTTTGACACGGAGAAGTACAGCCTGCTCACCCAGTTCCCCTTTGCGTGGTCCGTCAAC AACATGTCCGTCAGCCCCGACGGGAAGCTGCTCGCGGTGCTCGGTGATAGCTCCGACTGCCTCATCGCCGATTCAGGCTCCGGCAAG GAAATCGCGAGCCTGCGCGGGCACGCGGACTACTCGTTCGCGTCGGCGTGGCACCCGGACGGGCGCGTGCTGGCCACGGGCAACCAGGACAGGACGTGCCGGCTGTGGGACGTGCGCAACCCGTCCGAGGCGTTCGCGGTGCTGGAGGGGAGGATCGGCGCCGTCAGGGGGCTCAGGTTCTCGCCGGACGGCCGCTTCCTGGCCGCGGCGGAGCCGGCGGACTTCGTCCGCGTCTACGACGTGGCGGCCGGGTACGCCCGCGCGCAGGAGATCGATCTGTTCGGGGAGATCGCCGGCGTGTCCTTCAGCCCCGACGACGGCGCGGAGGCGCTGTTCGTGGGCGTCGCCGACCGTACGTACGGCAGCCTGCTCGAGTTCCGCAGGAGGCACCGTCACGCCTACCTCGACTGCTACCTGTGA
- the LOC123085396 gene encoding uncharacterized WD repeat-containing protein C2A9.03 isoform X2, giving the protein MPTSGDKRRLLRFSLEYKTCQANNSALSGLQAGGRGSPECGIIVNRHRRWLRNLLWATSKHDVYVTQNYSVMHWSSLLRRGKEVPNVAGPNQDMRGGRPLSRVQISTMMVKDNLLAAGGFHGELICKYVDQPGVAFCTNLAGNKKSITNAVEIYKSPNGSTRVMAANNDCVVRTFDTEKYSLLTQFPFAWSVNNMSVSPDGKLLAVLGDSSDCLIADSGSGKEIASLRGHADYSFASAWHPDGRVLATGNQDRTCRLWDVRNPSEAFAVLEGRIGAVRGLRFSPDGRFLAAAEPADFVRVYDVAAGYARAQEIDLFGEIAGVSFSPDDGAEALFVGVADRTYGSLLEFRRRHRHAYLDCYL; this is encoded by the exons ATGCCAACGAGCGGAGACAAGAGACGCCTTCTACGATTTTCACTTGAATACAAGACATGTCAAGCCAACAATAGTGCACTTTCAG GTCTACAAGCAGGTGGACGAGGATCCCCAGAATGCGGCATTATCGTGAATCGCCATAGAAGATGG CTGAGGAACCTCCTGTGGGCTACGTCCAAGCATGATGTGTACGTGACACAGAACTATTCTGTGATGCATTGGTCATCCCTACTCCGGAGAGGAAAAGAAGTGCCCAATGTGGCAGGCCCAAATCAG GATATGCGGGGAGGTCGGCCCTTGTCAAGGGTGCAGATCAGCACCATGATGGTGAAAGACAACCTCCTGGCGGCTGGTGGTTTCCATGGGGAGTTGATATGCAAG TATGTTGATCAACCCGGAGTGGCGTTCTGTACCAACCTGGCCGGCAACAAGAAGtccatcaccaacgccgtcgagaTCTACAAATCACCAAA TGGCTCCACCCGGGTGATGGCTGCCAACAACGACTGCGTCGTCAGAACTTTTGACACGGAGAAGTACAGCCTGCTCACCCAGTTCCCCTTTGCGTGGTCCGTCAAC AACATGTCCGTCAGCCCCGACGGGAAGCTGCTCGCGGTGCTCGGTGATAGCTCCGACTGCCTCATCGCCGATTCAGGCTCCGGCAAG GAAATCGCGAGCCTGCGCGGGCACGCGGACTACTCGTTCGCGTCGGCGTGGCACCCGGACGGGCGCGTGCTGGCCACGGGCAACCAGGACAGGACGTGCCGGCTGTGGGACGTGCGCAACCCGTCCGAGGCGTTCGCGGTGCTGGAGGGGAGGATCGGCGCCGTCAGGGGGCTCAGGTTCTCGCCGGACGGCCGCTTCCTGGCCGCGGCGGAGCCGGCGGACTTCGTCCGCGTCTACGACGTGGCGGCCGGGTACGCCCGCGCGCAGGAGATCGATCTGTTCGGGGAGATCGCCGGCGTGTCCTTCAGCCCCGACGACGGCGCGGAGGCGCTGTTCGTGGGCGTCGCCGACCGTACGTACGGCAGCCTGCTCGAGTTCCGCAGGAGGCACCGTCACGCCTACCTCGACTGCTACCTGTGA